One Rhinolophus sinicus isolate RSC01 linkage group LG06, ASM3656204v1, whole genome shotgun sequence DNA window includes the following coding sequences:
- the TMEM134 gene encoding transmembrane protein 134 isoform X4, with translation MSTARPQFSIDDAFELSLEDAGPVPESSGVSRFGPLHFERRARFEVADEDKQSRLRYQNLENDEDGAQASPEPDGGVSIRDSCRTSIRSSQWSFSTISNSTQRSYNACCSWTQHPLIQKNRRVVLASFLLLLLGLVLILIGVGLEVAPSPGVSSAIFFVPGFLLLVPGVYHVIFIYCAVKGHRGFQFFYLPYFEK, from the exons ATGAGCACCGCCCGGCCCCAGTTCAGCATCGATGACGCCTTCGAACTGTCCCTGGAGGACGCGGGCCCTGTGCCCGAATCCAGCGGGGTCTCCCGCTTCGGGCCGCTTCACTTCGAGCGCCGGGCCCGGTTCGAGGTGGCCGATGAGGACAAGCAGTCCCGGCTGCGCTACCAG AACCTGGAGAACGATGAGGATGGAGCCCAGGCCTCTCCAGAGCCAGATGGAGGAGTCAGCATCAG GGATTCCTGCCGAACATCCATCCGCAGCTCGCAGTGGTCCTTTAGCACCATCAGCAACAGCACACAGCGCTCCTACAATGCCTGCTGCAG TTGGACTCAACACCCTTTGATCCAGAAGAACCGCAGGGTAGTGCTGGcctccttcctgctgctgctgctggggctcG TGCTGATCCTGATCGGCGTGGGACTGGAGGTGGCCCCCTCGCCAG GTGTCTCCAGCGCCATCTTCTTCGTGCCTGGCTTTCTCCTGTTGGTCCCGGGAG TCTACCACGTGATCTTCATCTACTGTGCGGTCAAGGGCCACCGAGGCTTCCAGTTCTTCTACCTGCCCTACTTCGAGAAGTGA
- the TMEM134 gene encoding transmembrane protein 134 isoform X2, producing the protein MSTARPQFSIDDAFELSLEDAGPVPESSGVSRFGPLHFERRARFEVADEDKQSRLRYQNLENDEDGAQASPEPDGGVSIRDSCRTSIRSSQWSFSTISNSTQRSYNACCSWTQHPLIQKNRRVVLASFLLLLLGLDLSPAGGCGWRSPPCASSCPLLPPSPSRLHLCAVLILIGVGLEVAPSPGVSSAIFFVPGFLLLVPGVYHVIFIYCAVKGHRGFQFFYLPYFEK; encoded by the exons ATGAGCACCGCCCGGCCCCAGTTCAGCATCGATGACGCCTTCGAACTGTCCCTGGAGGACGCGGGCCCTGTGCCCGAATCCAGCGGGGTCTCCCGCTTCGGGCCGCTTCACTTCGAGCGCCGGGCCCGGTTCGAGGTGGCCGATGAGGACAAGCAGTCCCGGCTGCGCTACCAG AACCTGGAGAACGATGAGGATGGAGCCCAGGCCTCTCCAGAGCCAGATGGAGGAGTCAGCATCAG GGATTCCTGCCGAACATCCATCCGCAGCTCGCAGTGGTCCTTTAGCACCATCAGCAACAGCACACAGCGCTCCTACAATGCCTGCTGCAG TTGGACTCAACACCCTTTGATCCAGAAGAACCGCAGGGTAGTGCTGGcctccttcctgctgctgctgctggggctcG ACCTAAGCCCTGCTGGGGGTTGCGGGTGGAGGTCCCCGCCCTGCGCCAGCTCCTGCCCCCTGCTTCCTCCCTCACCCTCGCGGCTCCATCTGTGTGCAGTGCTGATCCTGATCGGCGTGGGACTGGAGGTGGCCCCCTCGCCAG GTGTCTCCAGCGCCATCTTCTTCGTGCCTGGCTTTCTCCTGTTGGTCCCGGGAG TCTACCACGTGATCTTCATCTACTGTGCGGTCAAGGGCCACCGAGGCTTCCAGTTCTTCTACCTGCCCTACTTCGAGAAGTGA
- the TMEM134 gene encoding transmembrane protein 134 isoform X3, whose amino-acid sequence MSTARPQFSIDDAFELSLEDAGPVPESSGVSRFGPLHFERRARFEVADEDKQSRLRYQNLENDEDGAQASPEPDGGVSIRDSCRTSIRSSQWSFSTISNSTQRSYNACCSWTQHPLIQKNRRVVLASFLLLLLGLGPVSGLFRKQSLVSFLGRVSAQGTFSSVLILIGVGLEVAPSPGVSSAIFFVPGFLLLVPGVYHVIFIYCAVKGHRGFQFFYLPYFEK is encoded by the exons ATGAGCACCGCCCGGCCCCAGTTCAGCATCGATGACGCCTTCGAACTGTCCCTGGAGGACGCGGGCCCTGTGCCCGAATCCAGCGGGGTCTCCCGCTTCGGGCCGCTTCACTTCGAGCGCCGGGCCCGGTTCGAGGTGGCCGATGAGGACAAGCAGTCCCGGCTGCGCTACCAG AACCTGGAGAACGATGAGGATGGAGCCCAGGCCTCTCCAGAGCCAGATGGAGGAGTCAGCATCAG GGATTCCTGCCGAACATCCATCCGCAGCTCGCAGTGGTCCTTTAGCACCATCAGCAACAGCACACAGCGCTCCTACAATGCCTGCTGCAG TTGGACTCAACACCCTTTGATCCAGAAGAACCGCAGGGTAGTGCTGGcctccttcctgctgctgctgctggggctcG GGCCTGTCAGTGGCCTGTTCAGAAAACAGAGCTTGGTGAGCTTCCTCGGGAGGGTCTCTGCCCAGGGGACCTTCAGCTCAG TGCTGATCCTGATCGGCGTGGGACTGGAGGTGGCCCCCTCGCCAG GTGTCTCCAGCGCCATCTTCTTCGTGCCTGGCTTTCTCCTGTTGGTCCCGGGAG TCTACCACGTGATCTTCATCTACTGTGCGGTCAAGGGCCACCGAGGCTTCCAGTTCTTCTACCTGCCCTACTTCGAGAAGTGA
- the TMEM134 gene encoding transmembrane protein 134 isoform X1, protein MSTARPQFSIDDAFELSLEDAGPVPESSGVSRFGPLHFERRARFEVADEDKQSRLRYQNLENDEDGAQASPEPDGGVSIRDSCRTSIRSSQWSFSTISNSTQRSYNACCSWTQHPLIQKNRRVVLASFLLLLLGLGPVSGLFRKQSLVSFLGRVSAQGTFSSGGGHRSSDLSPAGGCGWRSPPCASSCPLLPPSPSRLHLCAVLILIGVGLEVAPSPGVSSAIFFVPGFLLLVPGVYHVIFIYCAVKGHRGFQFFYLPYFEK, encoded by the exons ATGAGCACCGCCCGGCCCCAGTTCAGCATCGATGACGCCTTCGAACTGTCCCTGGAGGACGCGGGCCCTGTGCCCGAATCCAGCGGGGTCTCCCGCTTCGGGCCGCTTCACTTCGAGCGCCGGGCCCGGTTCGAGGTGGCCGATGAGGACAAGCAGTCCCGGCTGCGCTACCAG AACCTGGAGAACGATGAGGATGGAGCCCAGGCCTCTCCAGAGCCAGATGGAGGAGTCAGCATCAG GGATTCCTGCCGAACATCCATCCGCAGCTCGCAGTGGTCCTTTAGCACCATCAGCAACAGCACACAGCGCTCCTACAATGCCTGCTGCAG TTGGACTCAACACCCTTTGATCCAGAAGAACCGCAGGGTAGTGCTGGcctccttcctgctgctgctgctggggctcG GGCCTGTCAGTGGCCTGTTCAGAAAACAGAGCTTGGTGAGCTTCCTCGGGAGGGTCTCTGCCCAGGGGACCTTCAGCTCAGGTGGGGGACACCGTTCTTCAGACCTAAGCCCTGCTGGGGGTTGCGGGTGGAGGTCCCCGCCCTGCGCCAGCTCCTGCCCCCTGCTTCCTCCCTCACCCTCGCGGCTCCATCTGTGTGCAGTGCTGATCCTGATCGGCGTGGGACTGGAGGTGGCCCCCTCGCCAG GTGTCTCCAGCGCCATCTTCTTCGTGCCTGGCTTTCTCCTGTTGGTCCCGGGAG TCTACCACGTGATCTTCATCTACTGTGCGGTCAAGGGCCACCGAGGCTTCCAGTTCTTCTACCTGCCCTACTTCGAGAAGTGA
- the TMEM134 gene encoding transmembrane protein 134 isoform X5, whose amino-acid sequence MSTARPQFSIDDAFELSLEDAGPVPESSGVSRFGPLHFERRARFEVADEDKQSRLRYQNLENDEDGAQASPEPDGGVSIRDSCRTSIRSSQWSFSTISNSTQRSYNACCSWTQHPLIQKNRRVVLASFLLLLLGLGVSSAIFFVPGFLLLVPGVYHVIFIYCAVKGHRGFQFFYLPYFEK is encoded by the exons ATGAGCACCGCCCGGCCCCAGTTCAGCATCGATGACGCCTTCGAACTGTCCCTGGAGGACGCGGGCCCTGTGCCCGAATCCAGCGGGGTCTCCCGCTTCGGGCCGCTTCACTTCGAGCGCCGGGCCCGGTTCGAGGTGGCCGATGAGGACAAGCAGTCCCGGCTGCGCTACCAG AACCTGGAGAACGATGAGGATGGAGCCCAGGCCTCTCCAGAGCCAGATGGAGGAGTCAGCATCAG GGATTCCTGCCGAACATCCATCCGCAGCTCGCAGTGGTCCTTTAGCACCATCAGCAACAGCACACAGCGCTCCTACAATGCCTGCTGCAG TTGGACTCAACACCCTTTGATCCAGAAGAACCGCAGGGTAGTGCTGGcctccttcctgctgctgctgctggggctcG GTGTCTCCAGCGCCATCTTCTTCGTGCCTGGCTTTCTCCTGTTGGTCCCGGGAG TCTACCACGTGATCTTCATCTACTGTGCGGTCAAGGGCCACCGAGGCTTCCAGTTCTTCTACCTGCCCTACTTCGAGAAGTGA